Proteins found in one Erythrobacter sp. 3-20A1M genomic segment:
- a CDS encoding cbb3-type cytochrome c oxidase subunit I yields the protein MPLTVGLLLALSFAVSLLALAGLIWAISNHQLKVEQEDAYTIFAEGEAGTPDVDTPKHAPEIDRNQYDVRRAGLDVVSRPAVLLLVGSGVFWLVIGSAFGLLASLKLHLPDLLTEQAFFTFGRARTVHLNLVAYGWLSMTGIAVAMWVAPRIFHTPLRFARLPVVGAILWNIGVASGAVAIANGWTDGEEWLEIPWQIDILLAVAGAFFVVPLLATAARRDVDHIYVTGWYYLARSAGFRSCSPSPIYPTSIPARRRQP from the coding sequence ATGCCGCTGACTGTCGGGCTTCTATTGGCGCTCAGCTTTGCCGTGTCACTGCTTGCGCTCGCGGGACTTATCTGGGCGATCAGCAATCATCAGCTGAAGGTCGAGCAGGAAGACGCGTACACGATCTTCGCTGAAGGCGAGGCCGGGACGCCTGACGTCGACACGCCGAAGCATGCCCCCGAAATCGACCGTAACCAGTACGATGTGCGCAGGGCCGGTCTCGACGTTGTTTCCCGCCCCGCCGTCCTGCTGCTCGTCGGGAGCGGGGTCTTCTGGCTGGTGATCGGATCGGCCTTCGGGCTGCTGGCCTCTCTCAAGCTTCATCTGCCGGATCTTTTGACGGAGCAGGCGTTTTTCACCTTCGGCCGGGCACGCACCGTACATCTCAATCTTGTCGCTTATGGCTGGCTTTCGATGACCGGCATCGCTGTTGCGATGTGGGTGGCACCGAGGATTTTCCACACTCCACTGCGCTTCGCGCGCCTTCCCGTTGTCGGCGCGATACTCTGGAATATCGGTGTGGCTTCAGGCGCTGTTGCGATCGCCAATGGCTGGACCGACGGTGAGGAGTGGCTGGAGATACCCTGGCAGATCGACATCCTGCTCGCCGTAGCGGGGGCCTTCTTCGTCGTCCCGCTCCTGGCGACGGCGGCCCGGCGCGACGTCGATCATATCTATGTCACGGGCTGGTATTACCTCGCGCGCTCTGCTGGTTTCCGATCCTGTTCGCCATCGCCAATATACCCTACATCCATTCCGGCGCGCAGGAGGCAACCGTAA
- a CDS encoding cbb3-type cytochrome c oxidase subunit I yields the protein MWLTPLGVGAAYYFIPKIIGKPIYSYSLSLLGFWGLALFYSQVGMHHLIGGPVPTWVVTLSIVHSVMMFIPVIAVAINQHVLVARNLWAVKESLPLRFIAFGALMYTLASFQGSIEALRSVNSVTHFTHYTVGHAHLGAYGFVSLIMFGAIYYMLPRTTGRAWPWPRAIAWHFWLVVVGFTIYFVSLTAGGLLQGFAMLDATRPFADSVRVTLVYLEWRSVGGALMTAGHLLLGIHVLALLARGPAWVPQTGYHPEPAVES from the coding sequence CTGTGGCTGACGCCCCTGGGGGTCGGGGCTGCCTATTACTTCATCCCCAAGATCATCGGCAAACCGATCTATTCCTATAGTCTGTCCCTGCTGGGGTTTTGGGGGCTCGCTCTGTTCTACAGCCAGGTGGGCATGCATCATCTTATCGGCGGACCGGTTCCGACGTGGGTCGTCACGCTGTCGATCGTGCATTCGGTCATGATGTTCATCCCGGTGATTGCCGTGGCCATCAACCAGCACGTCCTGGTCGCCCGCAATCTGTGGGCGGTAAAGGAATCGCTGCCCTTGCGGTTCATCGCCTTCGGCGCGCTGATGTATACGCTCGCCTCGTTCCAGGGCTCGATCGAAGCCTTGCGCAGCGTGAACTCGGTTACGCATTTTACGCATTATACCGTGGGTCATGCGCACTTGGGAGCCTATGGTTTCGTGTCGCTGATCATGTTCGGCGCTATCTACTACATGTTGCCGCGCACCACCGGGCGCGCCTGGCCATGGCCGCGCGCCATCGCCTGGCATTTCTGGCTCGTCGTGGTCGGCTTCACGATCTATTTTGTTTCGCTCACGGCGGGCGGATTGCTGCAGGGCTTCGCCATGCTCGATGCCACCCGTCCGTTCGCCGACAGCGTACGCGTCACGCTTGTCTATCTCGAATGGCGCTCGGTCGGCGGGGCGCTGATGACCGCCGGTCACCTTCTTCTCGGTATTCATGTCCTCGCCCTGCTGGCCCGCGGACCCGCTTGGGTTCCGCAAACCGGGTACCATCCTGAACCGGCAGTGGAATCATGA
- a CDS encoding cbb3-type cytochrome c oxidase subunit II: MNRIVPLATLALGILAFATVLLVIAPAAQIRPLEGTPGLQPYTQQELRGREVYVEQGCVYCHSQQPRGPEQAPDAQRGWGRAAVASDYVYDRPHQLGTMRTGPDLLNVGARLPSRDWHLTHLYQPRAIFDWSIMPAYPYLFEVKPEAEPGDVVVALPKDHAPEQGVVVATQDAEDLVAYLLALDRTMPPPEDSVRDYGYESRKPRE; the protein is encoded by the coding sequence ATGAACCGCATTGTTCCCCTGGCCACGCTTGCTCTCGGTATCCTGGCCTTCGCGACCGTGCTTCTGGTCATTGCGCCAGCCGCGCAGATCAGGCCGCTCGAAGGAACGCCGGGCCTGCAACCCTATACGCAGCAGGAGCTGCGTGGTCGCGAGGTCTATGTCGAGCAGGGGTGCGTATATTGCCACAGCCAGCAGCCGCGTGGCCCCGAGCAGGCACCCGATGCCCAGCGCGGCTGGGGGCGGGCCGCGGTCGCCTCTGATTATGTCTACGATCGTCCCCACCAGCTTGGCACCATGCGCACCGGACCCGACCTGCTGAACGTCGGCGCTCGCCTTCCGAGCAGGGACTGGCACCTCACGCATCTCTATCAACCGCGCGCCATCTTCGACTGGAGCATCATGCCCGCCTATCCCTACCTGTTCGAGGTGAAACCGGAGGCGGAACCGGGTGATGTCGTCGTCGCACTCCCGAAGGATCATGCGCCCGAACAGGGTGTCGTTGTAGCCACGCAGGATGCCGAGGATCTCGTCGCCTACTTGCTGGCGCTCGACCGCACGATGCCCCCACCCGAGGATTCGGTTCGCGACTACGGGTATGAAAGCCGGAAGCCTCGCGAGTGA
- a CDS encoding c-type cytochrome gives MTRPEEPSRPGENFEPYEEMRQIPIGVIMFAVALALWGGVLLYQSSYAVAVGRADETVLSPQSEQGLGLTGAKLFEANCTTCHQPGGEGVEFAIPPLDKSPFLAGGPEIAASILLRGIDGPIRVGDETFDGHMPSFASALDDAEIARLATYLQVRFTGRKQAISGDGVAALRREFADAGPFAGGQAIAARFDSSLSPQPEVTPLTGGKGISSGILELVNQGRGEVWSCSSCHGDRGQGADTVPRIAGLPAAYIAKQLLDYTEGRRRNENMELVARSLSEKDREGLGRYYASMRAASTARPSLGGNLERGRELVLSGDWSIGVPSCTSCHGPSAFGVAPGFPGLAAQHPSYTASQLAAWVSGERDNSRQKMMNVIANALNDRDRAAVADYLATLPPVPAPAATADEVKR, from the coding sequence GTGACGCGCCCCGAGGAACCTTCGCGTCCGGGCGAGAACTTCGAACCCTACGAGGAGATGCGCCAGATACCGATCGGCGTCATCATGTTCGCGGTCGCGCTGGCACTCTGGGGCGGAGTTCTGCTTTATCAGAGTTCCTATGCGGTCGCTGTCGGGCGGGCTGACGAAACGGTGCTCTCGCCGCAAAGCGAACAGGGTCTCGGCCTGACCGGTGCCAAGCTGTTCGAAGCCAATTGCACGACGTGCCACCAGCCTGGCGGCGAGGGCGTCGAGTTTGCCATTCCGCCGCTGGACAAATCGCCTTTCCTCGCCGGGGGACCGGAAATCGCCGCCAGCATACTTCTGCGCGGCATCGACGGACCAATCAGAGTGGGCGATGAAACCTTCGACGGTCATATGCCGAGCTTTGCCTCGGCGCTCGACGACGCGGAAATTGCCCGGCTCGCAACCTATCTGCAGGTGCGCTTCACGGGCCGGAAACAGGCCATCTCCGGTGACGGGGTGGCGGCCCTCAGGCGCGAGTTTGCCGATGCCGGTCCGTTTGCAGGAGGCCAGGCGATCGCCGCGAGGTTCGATTCCTCGCTTTCTCCCCAGCCGGAAGTGACGCCCCTGACAGGCGGTAAGGGCATATCGTCCGGCATTCTCGAACTGGTCAATCAAGGCCGCGGCGAGGTCTGGTCCTGCTCGTCGTGCCATGGGGACCGGGGCCAGGGTGCCGATACCGTTCCGCGCATAGCCGGACTTCCCGCAGCCTATATCGCCAAGCAGCTGCTCGATTACACCGAGGGGCGCCGCCGCAACGAGAATATGGAGCTTGTCGCTCGCTCGCTTTCTGAGAAGGACCGGGAGGGACTCGGTCGATACTACGCTTCGATGCGCGCGGCGTCGACCGCTCGACCTTCTCTTGGCGGTAACCTCGAACGGGGACGCGAGCTCGTCCTCTCAGGTGACTGGTCGATTGGAGTTCCCTCCTGTACATCGTGCCACGGCCCATCGGCTTTCGGTGTCGCTCCGGGCTTTCCCGGTCTGGCGGCGCAGCATCCGTCTTACACCGCTTCGCAGCTTGCGGCATGGGTATCGGGTGAGCGCGACAATTCTCGCCAGAAGATGATGAATGTCATCGCCAACGCTTTGAACGATCGCGATCGCGCGGCGGTAGCCGACTATCTCGCAACGCTGCCCCCCGTGCCCGCTCCTGCTGCCACAGCCGACGAGGTGAAGAGATGA
- a CDS encoding c-type cytochrome: protein MNQDERRIVEGGDSPQQRKAGDGAKRAILALAGGAGLFVLGSIAFDLGILGDDGSRPTTSSKRESDMAAAYFSPPAETSIPDGPDGDAIRRGMALFVNTKTNAADFVGNELSCASCHLDKGREPNSAPMWAAYVIYPKYRSKNKQINTMEDRLRGCFTYSMNGQDSPSGGPPPAGHPIYKDLQMYFHWLASGAPVGESLPGQGYPELEKTALGYDPQRGAQVYEQNCAACHGGDGQGQRDLNGKLVFPPLWGPNSYNWGAGMARVNTAASFIKANMPMGQGGTLTDQQAWDAAAFIDSQERPRDPRQTGSVADNAAANHGQDTYYGKIVEGRLLGTGTGR from the coding sequence ATGAACCAGGATGAACGCCGGATCGTCGAGGGCGGCGATAGTCCGCAGCAGCGCAAGGCTGGCGACGGAGCCAAGCGCGCCATTCTGGCCCTTGCGGGAGGTGCCGGCCTGTTTGTTCTTGGCTCGATTGCCTTCGACCTCGGCATCCTCGGCGACGATGGCAGTCGGCCTACGACCAGTTCGAAGCGCGAGAGCGACATGGCTGCCGCCTATTTCAGCCCTCCTGCCGAAACGTCCATCCCCGACGGGCCCGATGGCGATGCAATCCGCCGGGGTATGGCGCTGTTCGTGAACACCAAGACCAATGCCGCCGACTTCGTGGGTAATGAACTGTCCTGCGCCAGCTGTCATCTCGACAAGGGCCGTGAACCCAATTCGGCGCCGATGTGGGCCGCCTACGTCATATATCCGAAATACCGCTCGAAGAACAAACAGATCAACACGATGGAGGACCGGCTGCGGGGTTGCTTTACCTACTCCATGAATGGTCAGGATTCGCCCTCGGGCGGCCCTCCACCCGCCGGCCATCCGATTTACAAGGATCTCCAGATGTATTTTCACTGGCTCGCGAGCGGGGCGCCGGTGGGTGAAAGCCTCCCCGGCCAAGGCTATCCGGAACTCGAAAAAACCGCGCTTGGCTATGATCCGCAGCGCGGCGCACAGGTTTACGAGCAGAATTGTGCGGCCTGCCATGGCGGTGACGGGCAAGGGCAACGTGATCTGAACGGCAAGCTGGTGTTCCCCCCTCTCTGGGGGCCGAACAGTTACAACTGGGGCGCGGGCATGGCGCGGGTCAATACCGCTGCATCCTTTATCAAGGCCAATATGCCGATGGGGCAGGGCGGCACGCTGACGGACCAGCAAGCCTGGGATGCCGCAGCCTTCATCGATAGCCAGGAGCGACCCAGAGATCCGCGACAGACGGGCAGCGTGGCGGACAATGCCGCGGCGAACCACGGTCAGGACACCTACTATGGAAAGATCGTCGAAGGCAGATTGCTGGGGACCGGCACGGGACGCTGA
- a CDS encoding cation-translocating P-type ATPase, translating to MERSSKADCWGPARDAETGKGSRQLLAVDGLFCGGCARGLEQRLRKLEGVLDAGVHYLTASAFVHWNPRLCSLREIEACIASAGYRMVERFHLPVVLARLSAATEVLTYRLAIGVFFAMWSMGAAFVLYFGSGVPRSAAWWLALASGACLVPVIVAGRAILAMGWRSLGLRSYTIDTLISGGVLGAILISGLQLMRGNSSVYFDAAAMLIVLRLTGQWIETRVRAGSIAALIELESAAPETAWPASGGPAVSISELGLGDRVRVPAGAQVTIDGRIVAGRSHLNTAFLTGESTPLPVGEGDLVEAGCLNLDRQLVLEVARPFDDRLIDRMGGRVALELAAKGVHTSIDDSLLAVLARATPVLAVLALGLGLLQGVGIEGALARALTTLIVICPCALAIARPLASLAVVSAGRKCGLRIANPSSLDALARPGTVVFDKTGTLTSGTLQVTRVVSLSHLSTRELLSLAARAETGIDHPIARAIVAAAGANGPGGLRLARKAIGTDADGKSVEVAGIAPDGDCPTRAATLEVRLEGVAVGQIYLDDQVDPDVAPLIGHLRRQGARLQMATGDALPSALTIGRAVELKPEEVAASLSPLEKADLMRALVHPVVFVGDGVNNAPAMAASDCSISVRRAHAAATASASVAILDGGLGRVREAMAIASEYRSTGRGNVALALGYNAIVIPLAVMGTMSPLLAALTMTASSLLAIANSLRVGKARPLGAPIRHEHLTSDA from the coding sequence ATGGAAAGATCGTCGAAGGCAGATTGCTGGGGACCGGCACGGGACGCTGAAACCGGGAAAGGTTCGCGGCAGCTGCTGGCCGTCGACGGACTGTTTTGCGGAGGATGCGCGCGCGGCCTCGAACAGCGCCTGCGCAAGCTCGAAGGTGTTCTCGACGCCGGGGTTCACTACCTGACGGCTTCGGCCTTTGTTCACTGGAATCCTCGCCTCTGCTCGCTTCGCGAGATCGAGGCCTGCATCGCTTCGGCCGGCTACCGCATGGTCGAGCGCTTTCATTTGCCGGTGGTGCTGGCCCGGCTCAGTGCAGCCACCGAGGTTCTGACCTACAGACTGGCCATCGGCGTGTTTTTTGCGATGTGGTCGATGGGGGCTGCATTCGTGCTATACTTCGGCAGCGGCGTCCCGCGCTCGGCCGCCTGGTGGCTCGCTCTGGCGTCCGGTGCCTGTCTGGTTCCGGTTATTGTCGCCGGTCGCGCGATCCTCGCGATGGGCTGGCGCTCGCTCGGCTTGCGCAGCTACACTATCGATACCTTGATCTCCGGAGGGGTCCTTGGCGCGATCCTGATTTCCGGCCTGCAGCTCATGCGCGGCAACTCCAGTGTATATTTCGACGCAGCGGCGATGCTTATCGTGCTGCGCCTGACCGGACAGTGGATCGAGACCCGCGTGCGGGCAGGCTCGATAGCGGCCCTTATCGAACTGGAATCTGCGGCACCGGAAACGGCCTGGCCCGCATCCGGCGGTCCCGCGGTCTCGATTTCAGAGCTGGGCCTGGGAGACAGGGTGCGGGTGCCTGCAGGCGCGCAGGTAACTATCGATGGACGAATTGTTGCGGGACGCAGCCACCTTAATACCGCGTTCCTGACCGGGGAATCCACACCCCTGCCCGTCGGGGAAGGCGATTTGGTCGAGGCCGGTTGCCTCAATCTAGATCGTCAGCTCGTTCTTGAAGTCGCACGCCCCTTCGATGATCGGTTGATCGACCGCATGGGCGGGCGGGTTGCTCTCGAGTTGGCCGCAAAGGGAGTGCATACCTCGATTGACGACAGCCTGCTGGCCGTGCTCGCGCGCGCAACGCCCGTACTGGCGGTGCTTGCCCTGGGACTCGGCCTGCTTCAAGGCGTCGGCATCGAGGGCGCACTGGCGCGGGCGCTGACCACGCTCATCGTGATCTGCCCCTGCGCGCTGGCAATCGCGCGTCCGCTTGCGTCGCTGGCCGTGGTAAGCGCGGGGCGCAAATGCGGTCTGCGTATTGCCAATCCTTCCTCTCTCGACGCTCTGGCCCGGCCAGGAACGGTCGTCTTCGACAAGACCGGGACGCTGACGTCCGGAACGCTTCAGGTGACGCGGGTCGTCAGTCTCTCGCATTTGTCGACACGAGAGTTGCTCTCGCTTGCAGCGCGCGCCGAAACCGGCATCGATCACCCGATCGCGCGCGCCATTGTCGCCGCAGCAGGTGCAAACGGTCCAGGGGGCTTGCGGCTTGCGCGCAAGGCCATCGGTACAGACGCGGACGGGAAATCCGTCGAGGTGGCCGGCATCGCTCCGGACGGTGACTGCCCGACGCGCGCAGCAACGCTTGAGGTCAGGCTCGAGGGCGTTGCCGTCGGCCAGATATACCTCGACGATCAGGTCGATCCTGACGTCGCGCCGCTGATCGGTCATCTGCGTCGCCAGGGTGCCCGTTTGCAAATGGCGACTGGAGACGCCCTGCCATCGGCGCTCACCATTGGACGGGCGGTAGAATTGAAACCGGAGGAGGTTGCGGCAAGCCTCTCCCCGCTGGAGAAGGCGGATCTGATGCGCGCGCTTGTCCATCCGGTTGTCTTCGTGGGCGATGGGGTCAACAATGCACCCGCCATGGCGGCATCGGACTGCTCGATTTCGGTACGGCGCGCTCATGCTGCCGCGACCGCCAGTGCCTCGGTGGCAATCCTTGACGGCGGGCTAGGACGAGTGCGTGAGGCAATGGCCATAGCAAGCGAGTATCGGTCGACGGGCCGGGGCAATGTCGCATTGGCGCTGGGCTACAACGCGATTGTGATCCCGCTTGCCGTTATGGGCACGATGAGCCCCCTGCTGGCGGCGCTCACAATGACTGCAAGTTCCTTGCTCGCGATCGCCAATTCCCTGCGCGTTGGAAAAGCGCGGCCTCTTGGAGCACCGATACGTCACGAACATCTCACATCTGACGCTTGA
- a CDS encoding bifunctional UDP-sugar hydrolase/5'-nucleotidase, whose protein sequence is MNILRTCVIAMAAATPAIAEDDRTSRHSSPTTITILHTNDIHGRHVPFEAAPGDATSQTGDPGRSPAQFDQAGMVGGFQYLAGKVGEIRKREGENKVLLLDAGDTFSDDYVGNQTRGEAIISLMNALGYDMMALGNHDFDYGVERTRELQDLADFPIRGANVTENGEPVFGQPWKVFTVDGVRIAILALTYHSTDKTASAQSIAGLTYSSGIEATRRYLPEMQRSADIVMLLSHQGTATDRKLARELDGVDIIVGGHSHDIIRQPELVDGTWIVQAMADAAVLGELRLEVGADKKLRKVTGAAHQMWNYQIKPDAGIAELISRIDEPFAEAMNEVLAYSVDRIPRDYRSESPFDKMVGEYMIEETGADVALMPGVGYGISIYPGNVTRDRLYTLLPHPAKLVTFEMKGSDLLAVLEQSATNQNPGDPMKVVGGLVQAANIGWTVDLNRPLGERVSEVTVGNTPIDRERWYKVATNSGMANGLHRYDFSGIRGKEVHERSVTQLVEDVMKRKRVISRPASGSTRLVKVYE, encoded by the coding sequence ATGAACATTCTGCGCACGTGCGTAATAGCCATGGCTGCGGCCACTCCCGCGATCGCGGAGGACGACAGGACGTCGCGTCACTCATCGCCGACGACGATCACCATCCTGCACACGAACGACATCCACGGTCGCCATGTTCCGTTCGAGGCCGCCCCGGGGGACGCTACCTCGCAAACAGGCGATCCCGGGCGCAGTCCCGCGCAGTTCGACCAGGCAGGTATGGTTGGCGGATTCCAGTATCTGGCGGGGAAAGTGGGTGAGATTCGCAAGCGCGAGGGTGAGAACAAGGTTCTCCTTCTCGATGCCGGCGATACATTCAGCGACGATTATGTCGGCAATCAGACACGCGGAGAGGCGATCATATCGCTGATGAACGCGCTGGGTTACGACATGATGGCGCTGGGCAACCACGATTTCGACTACGGAGTCGAGCGCACAAGGGAACTGCAGGACCTTGCGGACTTCCCGATCAGGGGCGCCAACGTTACCGAAAACGGCGAACCTGTCTTCGGCCAACCCTGGAAAGTTTTCACTGTCGACGGGGTCAGGATAGCGATCCTGGCCCTCACCTATCATTCGACCGACAAGACGGCGAGCGCGCAGAGCATTGCCGGACTGACCTATTCGAGCGGCATCGAGGCAACACGCCGCTATCTGCCTGAAATGCAGCGATCGGCGGATATCGTGATGCTGCTGTCACACCAGGGCACGGCCACCGACCGCAAGCTTGCGCGCGAACTCGATGGCGTGGACATCATCGTCGGCGGGCACTCGCACGATATTATTCGCCAGCCCGAACTCGTTGACGGAACATGGATTGTCCAGGCCATGGCCGACGCGGCAGTCCTCGGCGAACTGCGCCTGGAAGTCGGCGCGGACAAGAAGCTGCGAAAGGTTACCGGCGCAGCACACCAAATGTGGAACTACCAGATAAAGCCGGATGCAGGTATTGCCGAACTCATATCCCGGATCGACGAGCCCTTTGCCGAGGCCATGAATGAAGTGCTGGCCTATTCGGTCGACCGCATTCCCCGCGATTACCGCTCGGAAAGTCCATTCGACAAGATGGTCGGCGAATACATGATCGAGGAAACCGGTGCCGATGTGGCCCTGATGCCGGGCGTTGGATACGGCATTTCGATCTACCCCGGCAACGTGACGCGCGACCGTCTTTACACGCTCCTGCCCCACCCTGCGAAACTGGTGACTTTCGAAATGAAAGGCAGCGATCTTCTTGCTGTCCTGGAACAAAGCGCGACAAACCAGAATCCGGGAGATCCCATGAAGGTGGTCGGCGGGCTGGTGCAAGCGGCCAACATCGGCTGGACAGTGGATCTTAACCGGCCTCTGGGCGAGCGCGTAAGCGAGGTGACGGTCGGCAACACACCTATCGACCGTGAGCGCTGGTACAAGGTCGCGACCAATTCCGGGATGGCGAACGGACTTCACCGCTACGATTTCTCCGGCATTCGCGGCAAAGAGGTCCACGAGCGCAGCGTCACACAGCTTGTCGAAGACGTCATGAAGCGCAAGCGCGTAATTTCCCGTCCGGCGAGCGGATCGACCCGCCTGGTCAAGGTCTACGAGTAA
- a CDS encoding sensor histidine kinase: MAAATAIVWALAAAWTVLSARADVERVLDRRLQEAAMMVASLGYDTQQKSDAAQSGAASVALPSYDQQLSCQIWSVGGQLLGASQGAPGAAMSDGEAGFSERMIAGNAWRVYTHVSQDSGLRVMVGDTIAMRSRLIADLMRGLIVPATIGLLALALLLWIGIGQGLSPIRRIAAEIGDRRPDDQSPLVVDRVPDELSPLTREIDELFARIALLRDGERRFLASAAHEMQTPLAGLKTHAEIALCTEDENARRKSLERIRQSVDRTTRLVRQLLDLAKERSARVPATEASAALGDAFDEVIEELEHLVAERNASVQISQAARDFVAPLPRNSLVIALRNLIENALLHGPANSEVRVDSDGTGFCVRDAGPGLSDSASRAMLEPFTRDPGSKAPGSGLGLSIVSSALAPAMRLHFERIAGGYRVCVLPAETQVLPEEVATDASEFA, from the coding sequence GTGGCAGCGGCCACCGCTATCGTGTGGGCCCTGGCTGCTGCCTGGACCGTGCTGAGCGCGCGCGCCGATGTCGAACGGGTGCTCGACCGAAGATTGCAGGAGGCTGCCATGATGGTGGCTTCGCTCGGCTACGATACGCAGCAGAAATCGGATGCGGCGCAAAGCGGTGCCGCCTCCGTCGCGCTGCCGTCCTATGATCAGCAGCTCTCGTGCCAGATCTGGTCCGTTGGCGGGCAGTTGCTTGGCGCCTCGCAGGGTGCGCCCGGGGCTGCGATGTCGGACGGCGAGGCGGGATTCAGCGAGCGGATGATCGCTGGCAATGCCTGGCGGGTCTATACGCATGTCTCACAGGACAGCGGCTTGCGGGTGATGGTCGGAGATACGATTGCGATGCGCAGCCGGCTTATCGCCGATCTCATGCGCGGATTGATCGTTCCGGCCACGATCGGCCTGCTCGCGCTCGCGTTGCTGCTCTGGATCGGGATCGGACAGGGCCTTTCGCCGATCCGGCGCATAGCCGCGGAAATCGGTGATCGTCGCCCCGACGACCAGTCTCCGCTCGTGGTCGACCGCGTACCGGATGAACTATCCCCGCTGACCCGGGAAATCGATGAGCTGTTCGCGAGGATAGCGCTCCTGCGGGATGGTGAAAGGCGATTTCTGGCCAGTGCCGCGCATGAAATGCAGACCCCGCTGGCCGGTCTCAAGACGCATGCGGAAATTGCCCTGTGTACCGAGGACGAGAATGCGCGCCGCAAATCGCTGGAGCGCATCAGGCAATCCGTTGACCGCACCACACGCCTGGTTCGTCAGCTGCTGGATCTTGCGAAGGAGCGCTCTGCCAGGGTGCCGGCCACCGAAGCCTCCGCAGCGCTCGGTGACGCCTTCGATGAGGTCATCGAGGAGCTAGAGCATCTGGTTGCCGAGCGTAACGCCAGCGTCCAGATAAGCCAAGCGGCCAGGGATTTTGTGGCACCCTTGCCGCGTAATTCACTGGTCATTGCCCTGCGCAATCTGATCGAGAACGCCCTTTTGCACGGTCCAGCGAACAGCGAGGTGCGGGTGGATTCGGATGGTACGGGGTTTTGCGTGCGAGACGCAGGGCCCGGCCTATCGGACAGCGCGAGCCGGGCGATGCTCGAGCCTTTCACGAGGGACCCGGGCTCGAAGGCTCCGGGAAGCGGACTAGGTCTTTCCATCGTCAGTTCGGCGCTCGCGCCCGCCATGCGTCTGCATTTCGAGCGCATCGCCGGCGGATACCGGGTGTGCGTCCTGCCGGCAGAAACGCAAGTGCTGCCGGAAGAGGTCGCGACCGACGCCAGCGAGTTCGCTTGA
- a CDS encoding response regulator transcription factor, giving the protein MRILVVEDDEVLREGLDAGLSLEGHTVDLVETCMDAREAAASYSYDALVVDIGLPDGSGLDLVHDLRRSGNTTPILVLTARTMAEDRIEGLDRGADDYLGKPFDLGELAARLRALVRRANGRTEPSVTIGPLAITLATRQVTLKGQEIELSRREFAVLEVLVRHPGHVISRSQIEEAIYGWQEEVGSNAVEVHIHKLRGKLGTNFIETVRGVGYRVREQ; this is encoded by the coding sequence ATGCGAATTCTGGTAGTAGAAGATGACGAAGTGCTACGCGAGGGGCTCGACGCCGGCCTCTCGCTCGAAGGGCATACGGTAGATCTTGTCGAGACCTGCATGGATGCGCGGGAGGCTGCTGCGAGCTATTCGTATGACGCCCTGGTTGTCGATATCGGTCTTCCGGACGGGTCGGGGCTCGATCTCGTTCACGACTTGAGGCGTTCCGGCAACACCACCCCGATACTTGTCCTGACGGCCCGAACGATGGCAGAGGACCGCATCGAAGGCCTCGACCGCGGCGCGGACGATTATCTGGGTAAGCCGTTCGATCTGGGCGAACTCGCCGCACGGCTGCGGGCTCTGGTTCGCCGGGCCAACGGTCGCACCGAGCCAAGCGTCACGATAGGACCGCTCGCGATCACCCTGGCAACACGCCAGGTGACGCTGAAGGGCCAAGAGATCGAGCTGTCACGCCGCGAATTCGCAGTGCTCGAAGTGCTCGTGCGCCACCCCGGTCACGTGATCTCGCGTTCCCAGATCGAAGAGGCAATTTACGGTTGGCAGGAGGAAGTCGGCTCGAACGCCGTCGAGGTGCACATCCACAAGCTTCGCGGCAAGCTTGGGACGAATTTCATCGAGACCGTGCGCGGTGTCGGCTACAGGGTACGCGAACAATGA